Within Sorangiineae bacterium MSr11367, the genomic segment CCATCCCCGAGTTCTTCTCGCCGTGCCGCTCCAGCGCCGGTGCCGTCTTCGCATCGTCGGCAAGCTCCACCACGCGCGGTCGCCGCGCGAAGGTGATGACCCGCACCAGCGCATCGCCGGGCTTGGCCGCGAGGCCCTTCTGGATCTCGGCGCGCGCGTCTTCCAGGGCCGCATCCGGCACCGAGTCGGACACGTCGACGAGGTACACGGTGCACACCTTTTGCGTCGTCGCCGTGCGGGCCAGGCGTGCGAGCCCCAGGGCCAGCAGCACCACGAAGGCCATGCGCAGCACCACGGAGAGCACGCGCTGCACCATGGGAAGATCGGCCAGGGAGCGGCCGATCATCCAGAGGAAATACGGCGCCAAAAGCCCGATGCCGAGCATCCGCGGCGAGAGCAGCTCGTAATTCTTGTCCCCGCGCGCCCAGGCCAGGGTCGGCCCGGCGTACCAGACGTAGCGCAGGTACAAATAGAGACCGGCGATGCCGATGCCGACGACCAGCGCACCGAACCCGAGTTTCTTCACGCGCGGGCTCATACCGTGATCCTCCGGTGGTACGTGGCCCACTCGAGCGCGGTCAAAAGCACCGCCGCCAGGAGCAGGTAAATCCAGATTTCACGGCGCACGCCCACGTGGAAGCCTTCCACCTTGCCCGCCGTCTTCCCGTCGACGACCAGCTCCGGCACCGGCGCAATGGTGCTCTCCTCGGCATCGAGCAAATTCGCCGCGAACGCCGTCTTGTTCGCCCCACTGATGGGCGCAGGCTGCTCCGGCGTCGACGCCGTGTCGCCCGCCGTGAGCTCGTAAAACCCGGCCCGCTCACCGAGGTACACCGCGCGGCCTTCGTGGACGGGCACCCGTTCTGTGGCGCCGCCCGGCAGCGCCAACGTCGCCTCCGTCGCTTGCGTCGACACCGGCACGCGCCACACGTCGCCGGTGCGGAAGCTCGAGATGTAGCGCGCATCCTCGTCGGTGAAGAAGTTCACTGTGTTGAGCAGGAACAACGGCCACGCCACGCGCAGCGGCAGATCGGAGTCGCGCACGTCGAAACCGAGCGCCACGAATTTGTACGCCCCCCGACTGCCCGCGACCAAAATGGGCGACGTCCCCCCGAAGGAGCCCACCACTTTGTCGCCAGCCGCCACGTCGGGCACCAGCTTGTGCCCGCGGGCTACGTTCACGTCGTCGAGCGCCGTGAAGCGCACGATGGGGTGCTTTCGGTCGATCTTGTCGAAACCTGGCGAAGTCAGCTCCGCCTCCACCTTCACCGGTGATCCCGGCCCGCGCGGATCCAAATAGAGCGCATGCGCCCGCGGCGGCGTGGCTGGGGTGACCCGATCGAAGACGACCACGTCGAAGCCGCTCCCGCCGCCGTGCTTGTTCACGTAGTCCACCGGGGTGACCTGCGTCACCTCGAGGTACTCGTCGAGCAGCAGCGCGGCCTCGAGGTACGTGTTGCCCTCGGACACCACGAGCACCTTGGCCCGGCGCCGCTCCGGCAACAGCGCGTACGCGTGGTCGTCGGCGGGAAGATTGTCGTGCGTGCCATCGACGTTGCCGAGCTTCGCCTCCAACGTGCGGCTCGCCCCGGACAAATTGGGGTAAAAGCGCGGCAGCCTCTCACCCGGCATGAGCCGCAGCTTCGTCAGATCGACCACGTTGCCATCGCCCAGCAGCGAAAGCTCGATGTCTTGCTGCTCGGGGCCGGTGTTGGTCACCTCGAGCATCACCTCGTAGCGGCTCTTGTCGAGCGGGTAGCGCCGCACGGAAAACTGCGTGATGCCGACGTTGCGCTTTCCGGTGCCGACGGAGACGAAGCTCAATTTGTCGTCGCCGAGGTGCACCGGGCCGGAGGCATCGAGCGCCGGCCCCAAGTTGCCGTCCGACACGACCACGATTTCGCCCAGCTCCACGTTGCGGAGCGTGTCCGTCGCAAAGCGCAGCGCGCGCGGGAAGTCGGCCCGCGCATCGGTGGCCTTCACTTGATCGAGGGCGCGCTCCAGCTCCGACGTGTCCCCGCTCATCGGCCCGAGCGGCGTCACCATGGCGTCCATCTGCGCGATGAGCATGCGATCGGCGCCGCCCAGGCCGCGGATCATCGCCTTGACCTCGTTCTTGGCCACCTCGAGCCGGTTCGGCGACACGTCGGTCGCCTGCATCGAGGCGCTGGCATCGACCAGGACGACCAAGGTCCGCCCTTTGACCAAGGTGGCCGCCGCACGCGGATCGCCCAGCGCGAACACCAAGAGCGCGAGGAGCGCCAGCTGGAGCAGCAGCGACAAAAGACGCTTCAACCGCGAAAAAAGGGTCGTCGCGTCCTTGTCCTTGAGGATTCGCTGCCAGAGCGGCGAAAACGGAATCGCCACCGTGCGCCGCCGCAGGCGCAGCACATAGAGCCCCACCACCGCCGCCCCGGCGATGCCGAAGATGGCGGCCAACTGGGCAAAGCCAAGCCCCGCGAAGATCACCGGAGAAACCCTCCGCGCCGAAAGACGCGCAAAATGAGCTCATCGAAGGGCACCGACACGTCGGCGCGCACGTAAGGAACCTGCCGAGTGGCGCAGAATCGGTCGATGTCGTGGATGTACTTCTCGTACTCCTCACGAAAGCGCGAGAGCACCTTCGGGGTCACCGTCACCTCGCGTTCGTCGCCGGTCTCGCAGTCGTACAAGAGGACGTCGCCAAAGAGCTTTGGCTTTTCCTCCGCCTTGTCCACGACGTGGACCACAAACGGGTCGAACTTGTTGTAGCGCAGCACGTTGATGCCGCGCTCGAAGCCCTGTGGATCGTACAAATCGCTGATGAGCACCGCCAGGCCGCGCCGTTTGTGCTGCGCGACGAAGGTCTTCAGCGCGTCGCCCAAGTCCGTGGTGCCCGCGGATTCGAGCTCACGCAAGAAGCGGAATACCTTGAAAATGCGGGCTTTGCCGCGCGTCTCGGCCATGCGCATCATCACGCGATCGCTGGTCGAGACGATGCAGACGCGGTCCAAATTGGCGAGGCCCACGTAGGCGAGCGCGGCGCAGATGCGCTTGGCATAGCGAAGCTTGTCGCCGGTGCCGAAGGCCATCGACCCCGAGGCGTCGACGATGAAATAGATGGCTAAGTCCTCTTCTTCTTCGAAGAGGCGCAATAAGAGCTTATCGAAGCGCTGATAGACGTTCCAATCGAGGTATCGAAAGTCGTCGCCCGGTTGGTATTCGCGGTGGTCGGCGAATTCGACGCCGCTGCCGGTCTTCTTGGTGCGCCGTTCGGCGCGCATGCGGCCGGCGAACACACGCCGGCTCACGATGGCGAGGTAATCGAGCTTTCGCTGAAAATCGTCGTCGAACAGGTCCTCGTTGGCGCGCGAGCCCCCGGCATCGCTGCGGCGCGAGAAGGAGTTGCGAAGGCTCTCAAGCAGCCCCAACGTGGACGCCTTTCTTGTCGGCCGCGTCCTTCATGCCGGCCTTCGTCTCCACCACCGACTTCAAGATGGCCTCGATGACCTGGTCGCTCTTGATGCCCTCGGCCTCGCCCTCGAAATTGAGGAGCACGCGATGGCGCAGCGCCGGCAGGGCGACCGCGCGCACGTCGTCGATGCTCCCCGCGAAGCGCCCCTCGAAGAGCGCGCGGATCTTCGCCGCCAAGAGCACCGCCTGCGCCCCGCGCGGCGAGGCGCCGAATCGCACGTAGCGCTTCGCGATTTCCGGGGCTTCCGGCCCCTCGGGGTGCGTCGCCTGGAGCACTCGGATGGCGTAATCCTGCACGTGCCGCGCGATGGGAACCTGGCGCACCAGCTTCTGCATCGCCAAAATGGAGGCCTTGTCGAGCACCTCGCGGCGGCGTCCCTGCGACTCGCCGGTGGTCAGATCGAGGATCTGGTGCAGCTCCTCGCGGTTGGGGAACGGCACGTACAGCTTGAAGAGAAACCGGTCGAGCTGCGCCTCGGGCAGCGGGTACGTGCCCTCCATCTCGAGGGGGTTCTGCGTCGCCAGAACGACGAACGGCTCGTCCAGGGTGTACGTCTGCCGCCCCACCGAGACGCGGTGCTCCTGCATGGCTTCGAGCAGGGCGCTCTGCGTCTTCGGCGTGGCGCGGTTGATCTCGTCCGCGAGCACGATGTTCGAGAAAATGGGACCTTTGCGAAACTCGAAGGCCTTGGCGCCGTGCTGCGTTTCGTCGATGACCGTGGTGCCGAGGATGTCGGCCGGCATCAAGTCGGGCGTGAACTGGATGCGCGAGAACGTGAGGTGCATCACCTCCGAAAGGGTGCGCACGAGCATGGTCTTGCCCAGCCCCGGCACGCCTTCGAGCAGCGCATGGCCACCGGCGAGCATGCACGTGAGCACACCGTCGACGACCTCGCGGTGGCCGATGATGGCGCGCCCGATCTCCTCGCGCGCTACGGCAATCTGCTGACGAAACTGCTCGACTTGGGCGTGCACGTCCGATGAAAGGTCATTCGGTTCGGTCATGTCTCGTTCCTGAGGTTCCCGCGCGCGCGTTCAATCGCGCGGGCGAATCAATTGGAAATAACGGCGCACGTAGAAGCGATACCCACCGGGGATCTCGTCCTTGTTGAGCGATTCCTCGGCGACGTTGTGGTACTCCGTGTAGACCTTCGTGTAGCCGCGGTTGGCGAAGCCGCGCTCCGCGGCGCCTTGAATGACTTCGCTGCGGCTCGAGCCTTGGCCCGTGTCCTGGCCGGCCACCTGCGTATCCTGCGTCCCCACGTTGGGGTTCGTCGCGCCGCCCTGCACGTTGGAGTCGTGGCCTTGGCCCCAGCCCTTCGGGTTGGGCTGTCCGCCGCCCTGCTGCCCGCCGCCTTGCTGTCCGCCGCCGCCTTGGCCCTGGCCCTTGGTGAGCATCAGGATCTTCTCGCCGTTCGGCCCGACGACCCAGACTTCACCTTTGCCGCCGCCCTGCCCCTGCCCGTTCTGACCTTGGCCCTGTCCCTGGCCGTTCTGGCCCTGTCCCTGTTGGCCACCTTGGCCTTGCTGGCCTTGCCCCTGCTGTCCGCCCTGCCCTTGCTGGCCTTGGCCCTGCTGCTGGCCCTCTTGTCCCTGGCCTTGGCCCTGCTGCCCGCCCTGGCCGCGCGCACGCTGTTGGAACCGTTGCAACCGCACCATCTGCTGCTGTCCGCCCTGCCCTTGTTGACGCAGCATCTCGCGCAGCTCTTGGATCTTTTGCCGCAGTTGCTCCTTTTCCTCCTGCGACATCTCCTCCTGGGCCATCCGGTTGATGTCCTCGGCGCCCTTTTCCAAGTCGTCGGCCGAGGCGCCCAGGTCCTTCAAGAGGTCCTCCGCGGCCTGCGCCAGCTCGCGGTCCAAGCGATCCAGCTGCCGCCCGGCGTTCTGCTGCTCGCGCTGCTCGCGAGAAAGGCGCTCCAGCTCGCGTTCGCGCTTGTTGAGCAAGCTTTTCTCCTGCTCGCTCGCGCCCGCGTCGCCCATCTTTTGCTTTTGCTGCAAGAGCTGCTTTTCCAGCTCCTCGCGTTTCTGCGCGAGCGCTTCCTCGCGCTTCGCCTGGTTCTGCGAGGCCTGTTTCAACGCCTCGCGCATCTTCTCGAGCTGCGCCTTGTCGACGTTCTTGCCCTGCTCACGCAGCTTCTTCGCCAGATCTTGGAGCTGCTTTTCGGCGTCGACGAGGTTCTTGTTCTCCAGCGCCTCGCCGGCCTTCTTGGTCAGCTCGGCCTTCTTCATCTCCTCGCCGATCTTCTGCAGCGCCGCCTCGAGCGCTTTGGCGTCGGCCTCGCGCCCCTCGAGGAGCTTGTCCTCGAGGGCCTGCATGCGGCGGAACGCCTCCGTGCGATCGAGTCGCTTGGCCGCGAGATCTTCGATGAGCTGGTTGAACTCCGCCGTCGCCGCCTTGGTGTCCTCGCTCTGATCCTTTTGCTCCATTTGATGGAGGAACTCGCGCATCGCGTCGAGATCGTCCGCGGTGACCTCCACGGCGTCGATGGTCTTGGCCTGCGTCGGCGCCTCGTGATGGCGCACCTCGAAGAGCGCGAGCACGAGCACCGCCACACCGAGCCCCAACGCCAGCGGAGCATCGCGCGGCACCGCGAGCGGCACGGCCTTCTTCGGCTCCACGCTGCCCGCGAAGGTGAGCGCGTCCGCGATGGCCGCGTCCATGAACGGCGTGCGCTCCGACACGGGCAGATCGCCAAACGACAGCGCGCTCGAAAGCCGGTCGGACAGGCCGTGGTGCCGATCCAACGCAACCGCGCCCGCACGCTGGGCCAGCGGCCGCGTGTAGGCAAACAGCGCGATCGCCATGACCTGAAGCGCCGCGATCCCCAGCAGAATGCGCGCGGGCCACTCGGAGAGGATGCCCGTCTTGCGCAAGGTCAGCGTGACCGCCGCCACCAGGAAGCCTGCAGCCAGAGCCGTCGCCCCTTTGGTGAGGGCACGCCCGAATCGGATGCGCCTTTCGGCAGCGAGCGCGGCTTTGTGGATGTCGTGAAGGTCGCGCACGCTCATGATCGATCAGTCAAGAAGTTCGTCTCGGGCAGGCCGGGCAGGTTTGGCAGGTTAATACGTTCAGACGTTTCAAGCGCCGCAGGGTTGTGACGCATTCCTTGAATGTAACGAATTTTCTCAACGATGCATGGCAAGCCCTAGGGCAAAGCCCACCACGAAAAAGATGAACGCCACGAAGACCAGCGTGAGGATCACCTGCGACCGTGCGCGACGCCGCCGTGTGCGCAGGTTGCCACCGATCCCGCCGATGCCGCTCAACGAAAGGCGCGACGCGGTGGTTTGCGAGGCCGCCTGCGCGGAGAGGCTCGGGTACGAACGCCGCGGCCCCGGATCGTCGTCCCGTCGAAGCGCCTCTTGAACCACCAACGCCGGCGCGATGCCCGTGATGGGGGGCACCTTCTCCGGTGAAAAATCCGGCGAAAAAGGCTTCAACGCCACGGGTTCGACGGCGGCTTCGCCGGGGATGGCGTCCCGCTCCACCGCCACATCCGAATACCTCGACGTGACCTCCTTTGTGGGAACGCCGCCCTGGCTGCTGCCGCTGCCGGTGCTGGCCCCTTGGTCGCCTTCAATGTTGAATCCGCCCATGGGCGTGGGGCGTGCAAGATCCTCGCGCACGGCGGCAAGCACCACCGCAAGCTCCTCGCGACCTGGTTCCGTGTTCACGTGGGTCGATACCGCCCGGCGGAACTCTTCTGCCGTGATGCTGCGCAGTTCGGGATCGGGCTCCAGCGCACGTGCCACCGCGTCGGTGAGCGGCGGCGGCAGATCCGGCCGCAGTGCAGCAAGAGGCGGAATCCGCGGATTCTTCATCGCGCGAAGCATCTCCACCTCATCGTTGCGGTATTTGCCGAAGGGAGCAAACCCCGTGGCGAGGCGCCACGCCAGGAGCGCCGCCGCATAGACATCGGCGCGCTCGGTCACCGGATCGCCGCGCGCCTGCTCCGGGGCCATGCAGCCCAAGGTCCCTTTGATCAACCCGAGCTGCGTCTCCGGGGCGGCCCCCAGCATTTTCGCCATACCGAAGTCGGTCAGCTTGGCGTCCCCAGCCCAATCGAGCAGCACGTTGGCCGGCGTGACATCGCGGTGAACGATGGGCGGCGTCTGGTGGTGCGCGTAATCGAGCGCCGCCAAAATGCGCTCGACGATGTGCCACGCCGCCACATCCGACAGCCGCTCGCCGCGTCCCGAGAGAAACCGCAAGAGCCGCCCCATCGCCACGCCCTCGACGTAGTCGAACACCAGGGCCGATACGCCCTCCTCTTGAACGAGCGCGCGCACCTGGACAATGGCAGGATGCGACAGCCGAACGCACAGCGACGCCTCGCGCGCCAAGGTTGCCGATTCCTCGGGATCTGCCCGGGCGTTGTCGCTCAGCACCTTCACCGCAACGAGCCGCCCGCCCTTGCTGCGTGCAAGGTACACCTTTCCGGCGCCGCCCGAGCCAATTCGCTCGAGAACCTCGAATCCGCCGATCGCCGAGGGGTGCTGCTCGTCCGGAAAGAGCATCAAGGGAGCCCCCTGCCCGTGCCCGTGCCCCTGCCCGTCCCCGAAATCCGAAGAAGATCGGGCACGGGCGCGGGGATGGGCATGTTTACGGGACAGAGAAAACGGGTGAATGCGTGTGAAATGTTACATCTACCATGATGGTCCGAATGCTCCCGCCTGCGATTCAGATCCGTGTCGACCCCGAAGACTCCCCCCACACCACGCCCCCGTTTCTTCAGGTGGAACGCCATCGACTCGTGGCCGATTTTCCCAACGGGACCACGAGCGAGCCGTTTAGCTACGACCTTGTGCGGCGTCGTGCTCTCGATGCGGTCATCATCCTAGCGCACCACACCCACCCAACTGGGGAGGTTCACGTCTTCCTTCGCTCTTCGGTGCGGCCGCCCATTTTGTTTCGGGACGACCCCGCCCCCTCCCCGGTTCTGTGGGAGCTGCCGGCAGGGCTGCGCGAACCGGACGAGTCACCGCCGGTGGCGGCGGCGCGCGAGCTTCACGAGGAGCTCGGTGTGGAAGTCGACCCGGCAGACCTGCACGAATTGGGGCCGTGGATCTATCCTGCTCCCGGGTTCATCGGTGAGCGCCAGATCTTCTTCCACGTGGAAATCGACCCGATCGCTCGGCAAACGCCCCTCGAGGACGGCTCGCCGCTCGAACGCCACGCGACCATCCTCGATATTCCGCTGCGGGAAGCGCTGGATCTCGCGCGCCAAGGGCTGCTGCCGGACGGAAAGACCGAACTTGCGCTGCGAAGGCTCGCCGAGCTCGTGATCCGGCCATAAATGACGTACGACGTGAACAGGCCTGTGGGGAGACCAAACGTGAAGAAGCGGGTGCTGGTCCTTTCGAAGCGCACGTCGTACCGCACGTTCGTCGAGGAGCAGAAAGATGCGCGCATCCAGGGGCTCATCGCCAAGGGCGATCCCACGGTGCTTCGCCTGCGCCGCTCGCACGAAGCCCACGAGGAAACGATGCGCGAGGTCCAAGATGCGCTGACCTCGCTCGGGGCGGAGGTCACCCTGCAGGTGGGGCCACGCACTCCGTTTTCGGTGGCGGGCATCGACATGGTCCTCACCGTCGGCGGCGACGGGACGTTGCTCGCGGCGTCGCATCAAATCGGGCCGGGGATTCCGCTTCTGGGCGTCAACAGCGCGCCGGAAAGCTCCGTCGGGTTCTTCTGCGCCGCCGCCAAAGGAAACGTGCTCGAAACGCTGCGCGCCGCCTTCGAGGGCACCTTGCCCGCGGTGCAACTCGCGCGCATGCAGGTCGAGTTGAACGACGCGGTCATCCACCGACGCGTGCTCAACGAGCTGCTCTTTTGCCATGCGTGCCCGGCCGCGACGACCCGCTACATTTTGCGGCTCACGCAGGCGAACGGCGAGTTCATCGAGGAGGAGCAACGCTCGAGCGGGCTCTGGATCGGACCGCCCGCGGGCTCGACCGCGGCGCAACGCAGTGCGGGTGGCCACGTGTTGCCCCTCGCGTCAACGAAGCTCCAGTTCGTCGTGCGCGAAGCTTACGTAAGGCTCGGCACATCGCTGCGCCTGCCGATCGGGCTCGTCGAAG encodes:
- a CDS encoding NAD(+)/NADH kinase is translated as MKKRVLVLSKRTSYRTFVEEQKDARIQGLIAKGDPTVLRLRRSHEAHEETMREVQDALTSLGAEVTLQVGPRTPFSVAGIDMVLTVGGDGTLLAASHQIGPGIPLLGVNSAPESSVGFFCAAAKGNVLETLRAAFEGTLPAVQLARMQVELNDAVIHRRVLNELLFCHACPAATTRYILRLTQANGEFIEEEQRSSGLWIGPPAGSTAAQRSAGGHVLPLASTKLQFVVREAYVRLGTSLRLPIGLVEDGGTISIHCKIREGKAFLDGLHIVHDVAIGDRLVMRRSDEDLTVLGLTRRDG
- a CDS encoding DUF58 domain-containing protein, producing MGLLESLRNSFSRRSDAGGSRANEDLFDDDFQRKLDYLAIVSRRVFAGRMRAERRTKKTGSGVEFADHREYQPGDDFRYLDWNVYQRFDKLLLRLFEEEEDLAIYFIVDASGSMAFGTGDKLRYAKRICAALAYVGLANLDRVCIVSTSDRVMMRMAETRGKARIFKVFRFLRELESAGTTDLGDALKTFVAQHKRRGLAVLISDLYDPQGFERGINVLRYNKFDPFVVHVVDKAEEKPKLFGDVLLYDCETGDEREVTVTPKVLSRFREEYEKYIHDIDRFCATRQVPYVRADVSVPFDELILRVFRRGGFLR
- a CDS encoding MoxR family ATPase, producing the protein MTEPNDLSSDVHAQVEQFRQQIAVAREEIGRAIIGHREVVDGVLTCMLAGGHALLEGVPGLGKTMLVRTLSEVMHLTFSRIQFTPDLMPADILGTTVIDETQHGAKAFEFRKGPIFSNIVLADEINRATPKTQSALLEAMQEHRVSVGRQTYTLDEPFVVLATQNPLEMEGTYPLPEAQLDRFLFKLYVPFPNREELHQILDLTTGESQGRRREVLDKASILAMQKLVRQVPIARHVQDYAIRVLQATHPEGPEAPEIAKRYVRFGASPRGAQAVLLAAKIRALFEGRFAGSIDDVRAVALPALRHRVLLNFEGEAEGIKSDQVIEAILKSVVETKAGMKDAADKKGVHVGAA
- a CDS encoding serine/threonine protein kinase; translation: MLFPDEQHPSAIGGFEVLERIGSGGAGKVYLARSKGGRLVAVKVLSDNARADPEESATLAREASLCVRLSHPAIVQVRALVQEEGVSALVFDYVEGVAMGRLLRFLSGRGERLSDVAAWHIVERILAALDYAHHQTPPIVHRDVTPANVLLDWAGDAKLTDFGMAKMLGAAPETQLGLIKGTLGCMAPEQARGDPVTERADVYAAALLAWRLATGFAPFGKYRNDEVEMLRAMKNPRIPPLAALRPDLPPPLTDAVARALEPDPELRSITAEEFRRAVSTHVNTEPGREELAVVLAAVREDLARPTPMGGFNIEGDQGASTGSGSSQGGVPTKEVTSRYSDVAVERDAIPGEAAVEPVALKPFSPDFSPEKVPPITGIAPALVVQEALRRDDDPGPRRSYPSLSAQAASQTTASRLSLSGIGGIGGNLRTRRRRARSQVILTLVFVAFIFFVVGFALGLAMHR
- a CDS encoding NUDIX hydrolase: MMVRMLPPAIQIRVDPEDSPHTTPPFLQVERHRLVADFPNGTTSEPFSYDLVRRRALDAVIILAHHTHPTGEVHVFLRSSVRPPILFRDDPAPSPVLWELPAGLREPDESPPVAAARELHEELGVEVDPADLHELGPWIYPAPGFIGERQIFFHVEIDPIARQTPLEDGSPLERHATILDIPLREALDLARQGLLPDGKTELALRRLAELVIRP
- a CDS encoding VWA domain-containing protein, producing the protein MIFAGLGFAQLAAIFGIAGAAVVGLYVLRLRRRTVAIPFSPLWQRILKDKDATTLFSRLKRLLSLLLQLALLALLVFALGDPRAAATLVKGRTLVVLVDASASMQATDVSPNRLEVAKNEVKAMIRGLGGADRMLIAQMDAMVTPLGPMSGDTSELERALDQVKATDARADFPRALRFATDTLRNVELGEIVVVSDGNLGPALDASGPVHLGDDKLSFVSVGTGKRNVGITQFSVRRYPLDKSRYEVMLEVTNTGPEQQDIELSLLGDGNVVDLTKLRLMPGERLPRFYPNLSGASRTLEAKLGNVDGTHDNLPADDHAYALLPERRRAKVLVVSEGNTYLEAALLLDEYLEVTQVTPVDYVNKHGGGSGFDVVVFDRVTPATPPRAHALYLDPRGPGSPVKVEAELTSPGFDKIDRKHPIVRFTALDDVNVARGHKLVPDVAAGDKVVGSFGGTSPILVAGSRGAYKFVALGFDVRDSDLPLRVAWPLFLLNTVNFFTDEDARYISSFRTGDVWRVPVSTQATEATLALPGGATERVPVHEGRAVYLGERAGFYELTAGDTASTPEQPAPISGANKTAFAANLLDAEESTIAPVPELVVDGKTAGKVEGFHVGVRREIWIYLLLAAVLLTALEWATYHRRITV